The Corynebacterium mycetoides genome includes the window CGCGCTGGTGGTGGAGATGGTGGACTCCATAACCGCCGCAGGAGGGTTCGCGGGCGTGGTGGGGTGGCCGGATCTGTCCTACGCCGCGGTTGCGGCCCTCGAGCGGGTCATCGCCGTCCCCGACCCCGGCATCGACCCATTGAGCGTCGCGGGCGTGCTGGTCGAGGGCCTCGACCTCGTGGTGCTGCGCACGCCCCAGGCCATCAACATCAGCCCGGTGCGCGCCCGCCCCCTGCTGGCCCGGGTGCGCAAGGGGCGCGCCGCTCTGCTCACGGTCAACGCCCGCGTTCCTTCGCCCACGCTGACCGTCACCGGCCGGGTGACCGGGTTCCACGGCATCGGACGCGGAGCCGGGCGCATCGCGGGGATGGACATGCGCGTCGAGGCCGCCGGCCACAGGACCGCCTCGGCGGTGATCACGTTCGGAGAGGCGCCGCGGCTGAGCCCACTGAGCCCACTGAGCCCACTGAGCCCACTGAGCCCACTGAGCCCGCTGCGCCCGCTGAGGGCGGTGAGGTGAGGTGCGCGTGGCTGCGGTCTGGTTCCCGGACTGGCCCGTGCAGGCGGCGCGGCTGGAGGCGGGCGATGAGCTGAGCGAGCCCATGGTGGTTGCGGCCCAGCACCGCGTGAAGGTGTGCTCGCGGACCGCGCGCGGGCGCGGGGTGCGGCGCGGAATGAAAATCCGCCACGCCCAGGCGCTGGTGCCGGAGCTGACGGTGATGGAGGACAACCCCGACCGCGACGGGCGGATGTTTGCCGCGCTGGCGGCCAGCTTCGACGATGTCGCCTCCTCCGTGGAGGTCCTGCGCCCCGGCCTCGTGGTGGTGGATGTCGCCGCCGCGGGGAAGTTCCACGGCGGCGAGGACCGTGCCACGGAGATGCTTATCGACGCCGCAGCGCGCCGCGGCATCGACGCCCTCGCCGGAGTGGCGGACGAGATTGCCACGGCGGTGCTGGCCGCCCGTTCCTCCGCCGTGGTCCCGCCGGGCGGCTCGCGGCAGTTCCTGGCGTCCCAGCCGGTTCGCATGCTGCTCGCGGAGGTGGCGCTGGGGGCGGACACGGAGGTGGTCAAGGCGCTGAGTCAGCTGGGCCTGGCCACCCTCGGCGACGTCGCCGAGGTGCCCGCCACGGCGATGTCCACGCGCTTCGGGGCGCGCGGCACCCACATCCACCGCATCGCGTGCGCGGCCCCGGACCGGCGGGTGGCCCCGGAGCTTCCGGTGGCCGATCTGGCGGTGGCGGTCACCCCGGAGGAGCCGATTGACCGCGTGGACGCGGCCGCTTTTGCGGCCCGCGCCCTGGCGGCGAGCCTGCACGCCCGGCTCAAGGCGGCGGGCCGGGTGTGCGTGCGCCTCAAAGTCACGGCCGAGCTGGGCAGCGGCGAGCGGGTGGAGCGGGTGTGGCGCACGCGCGAGGCGCTGACGGAGGCGGGTACAGCGGACCGGGTGCGCTGGCAGCTCGACGGATGGCTCACCGGGGGAGGCGCCGGCGAGATCACCTCGCTGGTGCTGGAGCCGCTGGAGCTGGCGGAGCCGGAGGTCGTGGGCGAGCTGTGGGCGGACGGCACCACCACGGACGAGGCGCGGCGGGTGGTGGAGCGGGTGCAGTCGCAGCTGGGCATCGAGGCGGTGCTCCAGCCGCGGCTGGTTGGCGGGCGCGGGGTGGCGGAGCGGGTGGAGCTCGTCCCGTACGGGGAGAGCAGAGCGGCACCCGCCGCCGCGCCGTGGCCGGGAGCAATCCCGCCCCCGCTTCCGGCCCGCCTCGGCGAGGGGATCGATCACCCGGCGTCGAAGGTGGTGCTCATCGATGCGGAGGCGGCCCCGGTGGGGGTCAGCGCCGAGGTTCTGCTCACGTCGTCCCCGTATGCGCTGGGGTGGGGCACGAAGCGCTACCTGGTCACCGGTTGGGCGGGTCCCTGGCCGGTGGACGAGGGCTGGTGGGGCGCGGCACCGAACCGGGTTGCGCGGCTGCAGGTGGTGGGCGTGCCGGAGGAGGGGAGCGAACCGTGCGGCTGGCTGCTGGTGTGGGTGCGGCAGCGCTGGAGGGTCGAAGCCGTCTACGGGTGAAGGAGTTCTAGGAGGTGGAGATGTCGATTATCAGGCGCGTGGGGTCGCTGGTGAGTTGCACCGAGTAGGGGGCGGCCGTGCGCAGGCCGAGGATAAGCTGCGTCCGGTCGTCGATGGTGCCGACGTTAACGAGGTCGACCACGTTGGAGGAGGCGGCGGAGATGTCGATGGGGGCGGGAGAGGCCAGGCCCGCCTCGGCGCGGCTCACGGTGCCGTCGATGTTGATGTTCAAAAACGCGTTGCCCGCCACCTTGATGGGCTTGCCGATGGTCTCCTGCATGGGCGAGGGGACGTAGTCGACGAACCAGCCGGGTTGGCCCGCGCCGTGCAGCGTGACCACGAGCCGGTCGTACCCGCCGTGGCTGGCCACGGTGACGTCACCGACGGCGAGCTGCGCGGGCGGTTCGGGCCGTAGCGTCTTGGGGGACTGGTCCATGGACGCCGGCGCGACGGGGCCGGGCGTGCCGCCGAGCTTGGCCGCGACGGTTTCCGTGCCGTCCCGCATCGGGGCGGCGTCAGTAGCGCACGCGCTCACGGCGACCGCGGCAGCGCAGGCCACGGCCGCGAGACCCGTCCCGGCAGCTGCTCGTGGAAGACCGACCGACAAAAACATATCAGCCACCGTAACCAGTCCCCCCGGCATTAACGAAATTAAATCCGCCGGAGGCGAAAAAGGTTACAAAACTGTTGCGTAAATGAGGGGGTAAGGTGGGGAGGCATGAGTGCGATCGCCGAAGACATCTTTTGCTCGGATGTGGAAGTGGAGCCCCTGCCTGGCACCGCGAAACGAGGCGACGTGTACGTGCTGTTCGAGTGGCCCGGCCCCTGGAGCAACGACGTCCTCGACGGGGACACACTGGGCGCGGAGCTCAGCGCGAAGATCAAGGCTCACCTGAAGACATTCGGTGCGTCCCTGCAGCTGATCCGCCACCCGACGCGTGAGGGCCGGCGTATCGACGACCACCACCTCTACATCGTCCACACCCGCATCGGGCTCACCGAAGTCAAGCATGTCTCCGGGCCGGAAGCGATCCTGGAGCTCGATTTGTCCGGGCCGGGCAAGAACCACGCGATGGCCAGGCCCACCCCGCTGGTGCTGGTGTGCACCCACGGCAAGCGCGACCGCTGCTGCGCGGTCAAAGGCCGCCCCCTGGTCAACGAGCTGGAAAAGATCTACCCCTTCAACCGGGGCAGCGACGTGGTGTGGGAGACCTCCCACATCAAGGGGCACCGCTTCGCGGCCACCTTGCTGCTCATGCCGTGGGGCTACAGCTTCGGGCGGATGAACCTGGAGGCCACGGAGGCGATGATCGCCGACTCCATGCGCGGGCTGTACTTCGTGCCCGGCAACCGCGGGCGCGGCATCTTCTCCGCGCCCACGCAGGCGGCCGAGGTCGCCCTCGCCGCGCACCTCGCCACCGAGGGGACGCGCATCACCTACGGTCAGCTCCAGCTCGTCAGCGAGGATGTCAGTGGGGATCGGGCGCGCGTCACGCTAATCGACGCCTCCACCAACGCCTCCTATGACATCGACCTGCGCCGGGGCTCTGTCAGCGGAGTGCTGTCCTCCTGCGGCGAGGAGCCGAAGGACGGCGTTGTGTGGGGCGTCGACACGCTCGCGCGCGCTCACTAGCGGCGCATGACCCTCTTCGACAGCCAGTTGCCCAGGAACTGGGCGAGCTGGACCATGATCACAATCACGATCACGGCCGCGAAGGTGACCGCCGGCTCGAATTGGCGGTAGCCGTAGACGATGGCGAAGTCTCCAAGACCGCCGCCGCCGATGTAGCCGGCCATGGCGGACATGTCGATCACCGCGATGAAGATGAAGGTGTAACCCAGGATCAGGGGGCCGAGTGCCTCCGGAAGGATCACGGTGCGGATGATGCGCCACGGCCCCGCGCCCATGGAACGCGCCGCCTCAATCACGCCCGGGTCGATGGAGACTAGGTTCTGCTCCACGATGCGGGCGACGGTGAACGTCGCGGCCACACACATGACGAAGGTGGCGGCCGAGCGGCCGATGGTGGTGCCCACCACCTGCAGGGTGATGGGGTAGAGCATGGCGATCATGATGATGAAGGGGATCGGCCGGAAGAAGTTCACCGCCACGTTGATCAGCCAGTACACGGCGCGGTTCTGCAGGATTGCGCCGGGGCGGGTGGTGTAGAGGAACACGCCGAGCACGAGGCCGAAGAAGCCGCCCACGACCATGGTGATGGCGACCATATACAGGGTGTCGCCGATGGCCTCGACAAACGTCGGGCCGAGTCGCTCCCAGTTGGGTTGCGCGAGGACGAGTGTGTTCATCGGACGATCTCCTCAATGTCGGTGGTGCGCTGCAGGGTGGCCAGGAACTGGCTGATCGCGGCGTCGTCGCCGGTCAACCGCACCGTCATCTTGCCGAAGGAGTGGTTCTGCAGCGTGGTGATTCCCCCGTGGACGGGCTTGACCTTCACGCCTGCCGCCCGGGCGGACTCCACGGCGCCGAAGAAGCCGGAATCCTCATCCAGGTCGACGGTGAACAGTCGGCCGGGCTCCGAGAGCAGGTCGCGGGCCTCCACCTCGTCGGGGGTGTTGCGCAGCGACGTGGCCACGAACCGCCTGGCCACCTGCGTCTGGGGGTTGGAGAACACCTGGTAGACCGAGCCGTACTCGACCACCCGGCCGCCCTCCATCACGGCCACCTTGTCCGCGAGGGAACGCACCACCTCCATCTCGTGGGTGATCACCACGATGGTGATGCCGAGCTCCTCGTTGACTCGGCGCAGCACCTCGAGGACCTCGCGGGTGGTCTCCGGGTCGAGGGCGGACGTAGCTTCGTCCGCGAGCAGGAGAGACGGGTTGGTGGCGAGCGCCCGGGCGATGCCCACGCGCTGCTTCTGGCCGCCGGAGAGCTGCTCGGGGTAGTTCGAGCCGCGGTCCGACAGGCCGACGAACTCGAGCAGCTCGGTCACGCGGCGCTTGCGCTCCGCGGACGGCATCCCGGCCAGGGTGAGCGGGTACTCAACGTTGCCCGCGGCGGTGCGGGAGTTGAACAGGTTGAACTGCTGGAAGATCATGCCGACACCGCGGCGGATGCTGCGCAGCTCGCGCTCCTTCATCCCGGCGATGTCGGTGCCGTCGAGAAGCAGCTCGCCGCTCGTCGGCATGTCCAGGCCGTTGATGAGACGCACGAGCGTCGACTTGCCGGCACCCGAGTACCCGATGACGCCGAGGATCTCGCCGGGCTCGACGGTCAACGTCACGTTATCGACGGCCGTGACCTCGCGCTTGCCCGTGGTGAACACTTTGGACACGCCCCGGAACTCGACCCGGGTACCGGTGGATGACACTACTTGTACTCCTCCACGAGGCCGTCAAGAATCTCGTTGAGCTCCTCCTTGGAGCGCTTGACCTGCACGGCGGTGCCGCCGGAGTCCTGGTTCAGCGCCTCGGTGACCTCGTCGGAGTGCCAGACCTCCACGAGCTTCTCAAACGCCACGTTGTCGAGCTGGTCGCCCTTGACCGTGAACACGTTGATGTAGGGCTCGGCCAGCTCGGAGTTCGGGTCGTCGGCGGCGACGGCGGACGCCGGGTCGATGCCCGCGCGCGAGAGCCAGTTGTTGTTGATCACTGCGGGCCGGCCCTCGTTGTAGGCCGACGGGGTCTGGGCCGCGTCGACCGCCACGACGGAGACCTTGGAGGCGGCCTCGTCGATGTCGGCCGGCGTCGGCGTCAGCTTCGGGGCGCCGTCTTTGAGGGTGACCAGGTCGGCCTGGACGAGCACGTTGATGGCGCGGCCCTGGTTCGACGGGTCGTTGGGGATGGCGACCTCCTCGCCCTCGATGCCGTCGAGGGAGTCGTGGTCCTTCCAGTACAGGCCCAGGATGTTGATCTCGCCCGAGCCGATGATGCGCAGGTCCTTGTTCGCCGAGGCGTTGTACTGGGCCTGGTAGTTGATGGTCTGGAACTTGGAGATCTCGATCTGGTCCTCGTCGAGGGCCGGGTTGACCGGCGGGTACTCGGTGAAGCGGACGATGTCGAGGTCGATGCCCTCTTCCTCGGCCTTCTTCTCGAAGGCGGTCCAGGCCTGCTGGTCCGCGTCCGTGGTGCCGATCTTCACCGTGATGCGGTCGTTGCCTTCACCGGGAGCGTTGGTGCCGGTGGTGGACTCGCCGCCGCAGGCGACGAGGCTCGTCGCGGCGATGGTGGTGGCGGCGACGGTGGCCGCGATGCGCGTGATGTTCATGTGTCGTGATTCCTTAAATACGTGATATACGCTTACTTGCGCTTACGCGCGCTTACTTGGACTCGAGCTCGGTCAGCAGGTCGTTGAGCTCACCCTTGTCACGCTTGACCGGCACGGAGGTGCCCTTGGAGTCCTGGGCGACAGCCTCGGTGACCTTCGGGTCGTGCCAGATTTCGACGAGCTTGCTCAGGGTTTCGTCGTCAATGTCGCCCGAGCGGGAGGCGAAGACGTTGATGTAGGGCTCGGCCTCGGGGGAGTTCGGGTCATCCTCGAACACGGCCAGGCCCGGCTCGATGCCGGCGCGGTCCAGCCAGGTGTTGTTGATGATGGCGGGGCGGCCCTCGTTGTAGGCGGTCGGGGTCTGGGACGCATCAACGGGCACGACGGAGACCTTGGACGTAGCCGCGTCAATATCCGCCGGCGTCGGCGCCAGCGGATCCGCGACGGTGTCCTTGAGGGTGACCAGGTCAGCCTGGACGAGCACGTTGATGGCGCGGCCCTGGTTCGACGGGTCGTTGGGGATGGCGATCTCCTCGCCCTCAATGCCGTCGAGGGAGTCGTTGTCCTTCCAGAACAGGGCCAGGGGCACGATCTCGGTGGAGCCGACGATGCGCAGGTCGTTGCCGGAGTTCTTGTTGTACTCCGCCAGGTACTTGATGTGCTGGAACTTGTTCACGTCCAACTCACCCTGGGCGAGCGCCTCGTTGACCGGGGCGTAGTCGGAGAACTGCACAATGTCGAGGGTGATGCCCTGCTCCGCGGCCAAGTCGCTGAAGACGGACCACGCCTGCTGGTCGGCGTCCGTGGTGCCGATCTTGATCACGGTTTCACCGTTTTCCCCCGTGGTGCCGGGGGTGGCGGTGTTGGCGGATTCAGTGCCGCAGGCAACCAGGCTGGTTGCGGCGATGCCGGTGGCGGCCAGGGTGGCGAGCACTCGGTTGAGTCGCATGGGGTCTCCTTTAAAAAAAGCGAAGTATATCGGGAGAAAATCTATCACCCGGCATACCGCTTAGTCTATTTTCTTGATCGCGGTGAAGGGGGGACGCGGCCCCGGCCGGGGTCTATGGGGTCGGGGAAATACCTGGGCGCACGAGCGGAATCGGGGCCGGTAACAGGGGCCTGCCGCGTGTCACGCGGTGATCTTGTTCACATTGATCGCGTGGCGCGCGATGTGGGCGATCCCTTAAAATACTGACGTGAACAGCGAAATTTCCTGAATTGCTAGACGTCGGGTGGTGTGCTCGGCCCCGAAAAGGTTTCTATCGCCCTATTGAAACGCGTGTCTTGAAATGCCAGCCTGTCGACCGACAGTTAGAAAACTGTCGTGGGTACTTTCTGAAAGCGAGTACAACAGTGAGCACAACAACCAAAGTGGGTGACACCGGGGCGCCGGTAACAAAACTCAACGACGATTTCCCACTTCGATTCGCGCCGCGGAGCTACCGGCGCTGGACCCCGGCAGCCGTGGCAGGCTCCGCGCTCGGCGGAATGGCCTACCTCGCGGACTTCTCCATCGGCGCAGGCATCGGCATCACTCACGGCACGACCAACGCGATAGGCGGCATCCTCATCGCGGCGGTACTGATCTTCGTCTCATCCTTCCCGCTCGCGGTCTATGCGGCGAAGTTCAACCTGGATCTTGACCTGATCACACGTGGCTCGGGCTTCGGCTACTACGGCTCCGTGGTGACCAACATCATCTTCGCCAGCTTCACGTTCATCTTCTTCGCCCTCGAAGGTGCGATCATGGCGCAGGGCTTGAGGCTGGGTCTCGGGGTGCCGTTGTGGCTCGGCTACCTGGTGTCCACGTTGATCATCTTCCCGCTGGTCATCTACGGCATGAAGCTCTTGTCCAAGCTCCAGACGTGGACGAACCCGCTGTGGCTGGTCATGATCGTGCTCCCGCTGATCATCCTCGTCGTTCAGGAGCCGAGCACTGTCACCGAGTTCCTCAACTACACCGGTGAGGGCACCGGTGAAGCGAGCTTCGCTGCAATGATGCTCGCCGCCGGCGTCTGCCTCGCCCTGGTGGCGCAGATTGCGGAAAACAACGACTACATCCGCTTCATGCCACCGAAGACTCCGGAGAACTCTCGGTCGTGGTGGACCTCCGTGATCATGGCCGGCCCGGGTTGGGTGTTCTTCGGCGCGACCAAGCAGATCCTCGGTGTGTTCCTCGCCGTCTACGTCATGAGCCACCTTGGCGCGTCGGCGGCTGAGGCTTCCGAGCCCGTGCGCCAGTTCTTCGCCCTCTATCAGGAAATGATGCCCGCTTGGTTGGCAGTGACGCTCGCGGTGTTTTTGGTGGTGGTCTCTCAGATCAAGATCAACGTCACCAACGCCTACTCCGGATCGCTGGCTTGGACCAACTCCTACACCCGCATCACCCAGACGTACCCGGGCCGCACATTCTTCGTGTTCTTCAACTTGGCCATCGCGTTGGCGTTGATGGAATTCAACATGTTCGGCATGCTCAGCTTCGTGCTCGGCTTCTACTCCAACCTCGCTATCGCCTGGATCTTCACGGTCGCTGCGGACATCGCGATCAACAAGTCCCTGTTGAAGATCTCGCCCGAGTACCCCGAGTACCGCCGCGGCATGATCGCCAACTTCAACCCGGTGGGCCTCGGTTCACTCGGATTGTCCGCAATCGTCTCCGTTGCCATGTTCTTCGGTGCCTTCGGTGAGGCGGCCAGGCCCTACTCTGCGCTCGCCGCGGCACTGATCGCTGTGGTGTGCACCCCGCTGATCGCCGTGTTGACCAAGGGCAAGTACTACCGCCGCCGCACCCACGACGGCATCGACGCCCCGCTTTTCGACGCTCACTTTAACCCTTCCGATGAGCGCTTCACCTGCTGCGTCACAGGTGAGGAGGTTGAACGACCGGACGTGATCCGCTCTGCAACGGATCACCCGGACGGGTCGCCGCGCTACATTTCCTCCCTGGCGCTGACCATGGACAAGACCGGTGAGCACGTTTTGCCCGAGGATCTGGGCCCGCGACAGTAGCTCAGGTGCTGGTAAGGGCCTCGGCGATGAATCGCCGGGGCCCTTTTTCGCTGTCCAGCGACTGAATTGTTGTTATAATTTGCCTCACTGACTCTCTGGTGACCGAAGGAAGCGAGTCCCCATGAAGATTGCGCTTTTCGCGACGTGCATCGTGGACGCGATGGTTCCGACCGCGGCCATTGCAACCACCCGAATTCTGCGGCGGCTCGGACACGAAGTGACGTTTCCCGCTGGCCAGGTTTGCTGCGGCCAGATGCACGTCAACAGTGGCTACTTCGCCGACGCGCTGCCTGTGGTGCGCAACCACGTCAACGCCTTCGACAGTGCCGAGTACATCGTCGCGCCGTCCGCTTCGTGCGTCGCCTCCGCGCGGCACCAGCAGGCGCTGGTTGCGCGCCGGGCCGGTGACCCAGGCCTGGAAAGGGCCGCCGTCGATACCGCCGAGCGCACCTACGAGTTATCGCAGTTCCTCGTCGATGTCCTCGGAGTCACTGATGCCTCCGAGCTCGGTTCGTACTTCCCACACTCGGTTACCTACCACCCCTCGTGCCACGGCAAACGGCTGCTGCGCCTGGGCGACCGGCAGGTGGACCTCGTGTGCAGCGTCGAGGGCGTCGAGTTCACACAGCTTCCCGACTCTGCCGAGTGCTGCGGTTTCGGCGGCACCTTCTCGCTGAAGAACCCGGACGTGTCCGGGGCGATGGCGGAGGCGA containing:
- a CDS encoding Y-family DNA polymerase, coding for MRVAAVWFPDWPVQAARLEAGDELSEPMVVAAQHRVKVCSRTARGRGVRRGMKIRHAQALVPELTVMEDNPDRDGRMFAALAASFDDVASSVEVLRPGLVVVDVAAAGKFHGGEDRATEMLIDAAARRGIDALAGVADEIATAVLAARSSAVVPPGGSRQFLASQPVRMLLAEVALGADTEVVKALSQLGLATLGDVAEVPATAMSTRFGARGTHIHRIACAAPDRRVAPELPVADLAVAVTPEEPIDRVDAAAFAARALAASLHARLKAAGRVCVRLKVTAELGSGERVERVWRTREALTEAGTADRVRWQLDGWLTGGGAGEITSLVLEPLELAEPEVVGELWADGTTTDEARRVVERVQSQLGIEAVLQPRLVGGRGVAERVELVPYGESRAAPAAAPWPGAIPPPLPARLGEGIDHPASKVVLIDAEAAPVGVSAEVLLTSSPYALGWGTKRYLVTGWAGPWPVDEGWWGAAPNRVARLQVVGVPEEGSEPCGWLLVWVRQRWRVEAVYG
- a CDS encoding AMIN-like domain-containing (lipo)protein; its protein translation is MFLSVGLPRAAAGTGLAAVACAAAVAVSACATDAAPMRDGTETVAAKLGGTPGPVAPASMDQSPKTLRPEPPAQLAVGDVTVASHGGYDRLVVTLHGAGQPGWFVDYVPSPMQETIGKPIKVAGNAFLNINIDGTVSRAEAGLASPAPIDISAASSNVVDLVNVGTIDDRTQLILGLRTAAPYSVQLTSDPTRLIIDISTS
- a CDS encoding sucrase ferredoxin, producing MSAIAEDIFCSDVEVEPLPGTAKRGDVYVLFEWPGPWSNDVLDGDTLGAELSAKIKAHLKTFGASLQLIRHPTREGRRIDDHHLYIVHTRIGLTEVKHVSGPEAILELDLSGPGKNHAMARPTPLVLVCTHGKRDRCCAVKGRPLVNELEKIYPFNRGSDVVWETSHIKGHRFAATLLLMPWGYSFGRMNLEATEAMIADSMRGLYFVPGNRGRGIFSAPTQAAEVALAAHLATEGTRITYGQLQLVSEDVSGDRARVTLIDASTNASYDIDLRRGSVSGVLSSCGEEPKDGVVWGVDTLARAH
- a CDS encoding methionine ABC transporter permease; this translates as MNTLVLAQPNWERLGPTFVEAIGDTLYMVAITMVVGGFFGLVLGVFLYTTRPGAILQNRAVYWLINVAVNFFRPIPFIIMIAMLYPITLQVVGTTIGRSAATFVMCVAATFTVARIVEQNLVSIDPGVIEAARSMGAGPWRIIRTVILPEALGPLILGYTFIFIAVIDMSAMAGYIGGGGLGDFAIVYGYRQFEPAVTFAAVIVIVIMVQLAQFLGNWLSKRVMRR
- a CDS encoding methionine ABC transporter ATP-binding protein, whose product is MSSTGTRVEFRGVSKVFTTGKREVTAVDNVTLTVEPGEILGVIGYSGAGKSTLVRLINGLDMPTSGELLLDGTDIAGMKERELRSIRRGVGMIFQQFNLFNSRTAAGNVEYPLTLAGMPSAERKRRVTELLEFVGLSDRGSNYPEQLSGGQKQRVGIARALATNPSLLLADEATSALDPETTREVLEVLRRVNEELGITIVVITHEMEVVRSLADKVAVMEGGRVVEYGSVYQVFSNPQTQVARRFVATSLRNTPDEVEARDLLSEPGRLFTVDLDEDSGFFGAVESARAAGVKVKPVHGGITTLQNHSFGKMTVRLTGDDAAISQFLATLQRTTDIEEIVR
- a CDS encoding MetQ/NlpA family ABC transporter substrate-binding protein, with product MNITRIAATVAATTIAATSLVACGGESTTGTNAPGEGNDRITVKIGTTDADQQAWTAFEKKAEEEGIDLDIVRFTEYPPVNPALDEDQIEISKFQTINYQAQYNASANKDLRIIGSGEINILGLYWKDHDSLDGIEGEEVAIPNDPSNQGRAINVLVQADLVTLKDGAPKLTPTPADIDEAASKVSVVAVDAAQTPSAYNEGRPAVINNNWLSRAGIDPASAVAADDPNSELAEPYINVFTVKGDQLDNVAFEKLVEVWHSDEVTEALNQDSGGTAVQVKRSKEELNEILDGLVEEYK
- a CDS encoding MetQ/NlpA family ABC transporter substrate-binding protein translates to MRLNRVLATLAATGIAATSLVACGTESANTATPGTTGENGETVIKIGTTDADQQAWSVFSDLAAEQGITLDIVQFSDYAPVNEALAQGELDVNKFQHIKYLAEYNKNSGNDLRIVGSTEIVPLALFWKDNDSLDGIEGEEIAIPNDPSNQGRAINVLVQADLVTLKDTVADPLAPTPADIDAATSKVSVVPVDASQTPTAYNEGRPAIINNTWLDRAGIEPGLAVFEDDPNSPEAEPYINVFASRSGDIDDETLSKLVEIWHDPKVTEAVAQDSKGTSVPVKRDKGELNDLLTELESK
- a CDS encoding purine-cytosine permease family protein; the protein is MSTTTKVGDTGAPVTKLNDDFPLRFAPRSYRRWTPAAVAGSALGGMAYLADFSIGAGIGITHGTTNAIGGILIAAVLIFVSSFPLAVYAAKFNLDLDLITRGSGFGYYGSVVTNIIFASFTFIFFALEGAIMAQGLRLGLGVPLWLGYLVSTLIIFPLVIYGMKLLSKLQTWTNPLWLVMIVLPLIILVVQEPSTVTEFLNYTGEGTGEASFAAMMLAAGVCLALVAQIAENNDYIRFMPPKTPENSRSWWTSVIMAGPGWVFFGATKQILGVFLAVYVMSHLGASAAEASEPVRQFFALYQEMMPAWLAVTLAVFLVVVSQIKINVTNAYSGSLAWTNSYTRITQTYPGRTFFVFFNLAIALALMEFNMFGMLSFVLGFYSNLAIAWIFTVAADIAINKSLLKISPEYPEYRRGMIANFNPVGLGSLGLSAIVSVAMFFGAFGEAARPYSALAAALIAVVCTPLIAVLTKGKYYRRRTHDGIDAPLFDAHFNPSDERFTCCVTGEEVERPDVIRSATDHPDGSPRYISSLALTMDKTGEHVLPEDLGPRQ
- a CDS encoding (Fe-S)-binding protein translates to MKIALFATCIVDAMVPTAAIATTRILRRLGHEVTFPAGQVCCGQMHVNSGYFADALPVVRNHVNAFDSAEYIVAPSASCVASARHQQALVARRAGDPGLERAAVDTAERTYELSQFLVDVLGVTDASELGSYFPHSVTYHPSCHGKRLLRLGDRQVDLVCSVEGVEFTQLPDSAECCGFGGTFSLKNPDVSGAMAEAKIANIERSGADICTGGDASCLFHLQGAMLKRGVDKRTLHFAEILAATKEQPWSI